The window TGCCCCAACGTATAGGCTAATAAACAATAGGAGACCTAAGAAAGAGAGCAAAATAAAGGATACATTCATTATTTTATGTATGGCTGCTCTTCTTTCTGCTAAAGGTTGTTCTGCAACTAATTTAGAGATGACTACTGGAAATCCATATATAGAAAGAATTAAGGCGACTCCATAAAAAGGATAGACTTGCTGGTATATATAAAATCCTACATCGCCGACAATATTTTGAAAAGGAATACGGTAACCGGCACTTAATATTTTCGTTATTATTCCCGCTACAGTTAGAATCATGGCTCCTCGCCATGCATTTTTTAAATCGTTCTGGGATTGAATGCTCCCCATAAATTCCCCGCCTAACCTTGATGTTTATAGCTTACAATTTATTCATTATATCATTCCTAGATAAGAGCAGGTAAGTTACATATTTATAGGCTAAGAAAAATGTGGAGTCTTATATAAATTTTTTTCGGCAGATATAATATTGTGGCTGTGTTAAAGGTTTCTGTTGATTTCCAAACACTTTCTCGCCACAAAAAAAGATAGCAACACGGCTATTGGTTACCGGATGCTATCTTTTTTTGCTTTTATTTCTATGATTCCATTTGCCTTGCTAAAAATCCTGCTGCTGTTTCGACTGCTTTTTGCTCTACCTCGCCAAGTGATTTGTCTTTTGACATAATCACTACTGCACCGATAGGATCTCCATTTGCAACAATTGGGCCAATTGTGTAAGATGCAATCGTCTCAACATGTCCATCTACTATTGCTGCTTGCTGTTCATCTGTTTTTATAATTGAACTTCTTTCTTCCATAGCACGTTCGATGATGTCACTGACACTTTTATTTAAATATTCCTTTTTTGAGCTACCAGCTACTGCTATAAAAGTATCACGATCACAGATTAGAACAGGTTGTCCTAAACTATCGTACAATGCTTCAGCGTACTCTTTAGCAAAATCACCTAATTCACTAATTGGTGAGTACTTCTTCAAGATTACTTCGCCATCACGATCCACAAAAATTTCA is drawn from Bacillus alkalisoli and contains these coding sequences:
- the spoVT gene encoding stage V sporulation protein T; this translates as MKATGIVRRIDDLGRVVIPKEIRRTLRIREGDPLEIFVDRDGEVILKKYSPISELGDFAKEYAEALYDSLGQPVLICDRDTFIAVAGSSKKEYLNKSVSDIIERAMEERSSIIKTDEQQAAIVDGHVETIASYTIGPIVANGDPIGAVVIMSKDKSLGEVEQKAVETAAGFLARQMES